A genomic stretch from Hemicordylus capensis ecotype Gifberg chromosome 1, rHemCap1.1.pri, whole genome shotgun sequence includes:
- the ERMARD gene encoding endoplasmic reticulum membrane-associated RNA degradation protein isoform X6, with product MLKNLRGMECWIVSKSDVFFLIGKDCPFLLRDLLASQELAMIFGQSVMDVLRVFIGSPDGLNLRNILWHGFASPQEIPVKYSSMLLFLTVGLGQVLKNYLLQTASTLVHRPYIAFTNLKELHVFSDLNHELFFLAEELVIKSSIVLRTMLPFWITALTSFRQNRYADCVILLLPQLENGLRLLFTTVNKCPSRLLTAESSSLYTTFDEMLAKQLSNEKVNQLPLVLGEPAMEFLWDFLNHQEGPRVRDHLSHGEISLNDFPREIANSVLAFSITLLCRFSKDDIAIIKEHTFLKPLMSCADCYSSQFHPIAKLKKQVLKCMKSLNLWSHLPVLPEEQEQVQEIAGSEKDIAAVACGCVTADILSLLQPYLSPNVGLLGDPVNSLLTEELLIELCNKHVRILFCPRSVLEIVVVLRQISTQCHQVLCQVISTCETRYKQWIDKSLRSRQRHNYLRLRRSIKLLFPILQLILILITLELINIHTACEKNPSEYQQYLKFLKLILQYAENLVSYTSPEKNKWDETVELTHKALIKIRTFLEEQLTLVQLAGYSPHM from the exons GTGTTCTTTTTAATTGGCAAAGATTGTCCCTTTCTTCTAAGAGACTTGCTTGCATCTCAAGAACTTGCTATGATCTTTGGGCAATCTGTG ATGGATGTCCTGAGAGTGTTCATTGGGTCTCCGGATGGTCTAAATCTTCGTAATATTTTGTGGCATGGATTTGCATCGCCTCAAGAAATTCCTGTGAA ATATTCTTCTATGTTGCTCTTTTTAACTGTAGGATTGGGACAAGTGCTAAAGAACTATCTTCTGCAAACTGCGTCTACTTTAGTCCATCGACCTTATATAGCCTTCACTAACTTGAAGGAGCTGCATGTTTTTTCAG ATCTTAATCATGAACTGTTTTTCTTGGCTGAAGAATTAGTAATAAAATCTAGTATTGTATTAAGAACCATGTTACCCTTTTGGATTACTGCACTAACCTCGTTCAGACAAAACAG GTATGCAGACTGTGTTATTCTTCTACTTCCTCAGCTGGAAAATGGACTTAGGTTACTTTTCACCACAGTTAATAAATGTCCAAGCAGACTACTGACAGCTGAG tcATCTTCTCTCTACACCACTTTTGATGAG ATGCTAGCAAAACAGTTGAGTAATGAAAAAGTCAATCAGCTTCCTTTAGTTCTTGGTGAACCAGCAATG GAATTTCTTTGGGATTTCCTGAACCACCAAGAAGGTCCACGTGTTAGAGATCATCTGAGCCACGGAGAGATCAGCTTAAATGACTTCCCAAGAGAAATAGCAAATTCAGTACTTGCATTTTCCATTACACTTCTGTGCAGATTTTCCAAGGATGACATTGCTATCATTAAA GAACATACATTCCTCAAACCACTGATGAGCTGTGCAGATTGCTATTCTTCTCAGTTTCATCCAATAGCCAAACTTAAAAAACAG GTACTGAAGTGCATGAAAAGCCTTAATTTATGGTCTCATCTTCCTGTACTGCCAGAAGAGCAAGAGCAAGTTCAAGAAATAGCAGG GTCAGAAAAAGATATTGCTGCTGTTGCTTGTGGTTGTGTGACTGCTGATATTTTATCTCTACTGCAGCCATATTTGTCTCCAAATGTTGGACTTTTAGGTGATCCTGTAAACAGTCTTTTAACAGAGGA gTTGCTAATTGAACTCTGCAACAAGCATGTTCGTATCCTCTTTTGCCCACGGTCTGTCCTGGAAATAGTTGTGGTGCTTCGTCAGATAAGCACACAGTGTCATCAAGTGCTCTGTCAAGTCATTTCTACCTGTGAaaccagatataagcagtggaTAGATAAGTCACTGAGATCACGCCAGAGACATAACTATCTGCGCCTGAGAAGGAG TATTAAACTTCTGTTTCCGATCTTGCAACTAATCTTAATCTTGATTACTCTGGAGCTAATTAATATTCATACTGCTTGCGAAAAGAATCCTTCTGAATATCAACAATACCTCAA ATTTCTTAAGTTGATCTTGCAGTATGCTGAGAACTTGGTGTCCTACACAAGCCCAGAAAAGAATAAGTGGGATGAAACTGTGGAGCTTACTCATAAAGCTTTGATAAAAATCAGAACTTTCTTAGAGGAACAGCTAACACTTGTGCAATTAGCTGGGTATTCTCCTCACATGTGA